A genomic segment from Antedon mediterranea chromosome 6, ecAntMedi1.1, whole genome shotgun sequence encodes:
- the LOC140051658 gene encoding uncharacterized protein, whose translation MSEDNMYQRIAQFINKLLTVNDTEAQCMSSTTAIDAELSKTVETNKELKDILKIVSAFLRDSSSSNKDDLDKQLVQIGKLLGPVSSNNSLISDKLLCESVVECLARIATLECRSEHQSRASTWAKSRLRHMLHDDSKSKSCFAIKVCGFEEVVYNNTAAEMIASYLKEKLTKSEWNDDFCQLLVDLDIGNLLFTPQASSVIKAVLHHDSLPNSIKHQISSSINDQDSVDLSIWLEDLDKFETDVVNLMEVLLKTPDMTRKNRLQLIRESQITKACVSHQVLKNAAVIILDSFKEQSEYCPLLVTVANDIVNDIREY comes from the exons atgtCAGAAGATAATATGTATCAAAGGATTGCTCaatttattaacaaattgttaACAGTAAATGACACAGAAGCACAGTGTATGTCATCGACAACTGCAATTGATGCAGAACTTTCAAAAACTGTTGAGACCAACAAAGAATTAAAAGACATACTAAAAATAGTTTCTGCATTTCTTAGAGACTCAAGTTCAAGCAAT AAAGATGATCTAGATAAACAGTTGGTCCAGATTGGAAAATTGCTCGGTCCTGTTTCTTCAAATAATAGTTTGATCTCAGATA aatTGCTATGTGAAAGTGTTGTTGAATGTCTTGCTAGAATAGCTACACTAGAATGTAGATCTGAACATCAATCGAGAGCATCTACTTGGGCAAAG TCTCGTTTACGACATATGCTTCATGATGATTCTAAAAGTAAAAGTTGCTTTGCAATTAAAGTTTGTGGATTTGAAGAAGTTGTGTATAATAATACAGCAGCAGAAATG ATTGCATCTTACCTCAAAGAAAAACTTACCAAGAGTGAATGGAATGATGACTTCTGTCAACTACTTGTTGATCTAGACATTGGCAACTTATTGTTTACACCTCAGGCTAGCAGTGTTATCAAAGCAGTACTGCATCATGATAGCCTTCCTAATTCTATAAAACATCAAATTTCTTCATCTATTAATGATCAAG ATAGTGTTGATCTAAGTATTTGGCTGGAAGATTTAGACAAGTTTGAGACTGATGTAGTGAATCTGATGGAAGTGCTATTGAAAACCCCAGATATGACACGCAAAAATCGTCTACAGTTAATCAGGGAATCGCAGATT ACCAAAGCATGCGTTTCCCATCAAGTATTGAAAAATGCGGCAGTGATCATACTTGATTCTTTTAAGGAGCAGAGTGAATATTGCCCTCTATTGGTAACAGTAGCAAATGATATTGTGAATGATATCCGAGAATATTAG